A single genomic interval of Pseudorasbora parva isolate DD20220531a chromosome 21, ASM2467924v1, whole genome shotgun sequence harbors:
- the si:dkey-94l16.4 gene encoding transcription factor 20 gives MEEPHSSSDDLQPQDLSSACGLPNIFDLTRSREECVLKASPIDALRVVPTPGWLVNPGTSNGTILPESDSDPLPTVQIPADEAFSNTAVMLSYLSRSHVFSEHSPVYGVASPFLRAYDPGKLPEDLALPVDQQISIPVGLTSCEPFSLMSPAQVVENMAALCYLQQPSDMENLALETLKSLQANPSECRFPIGMDELHNGNAVWNIEPFEGRFPEDNGTDSEGLSPNANPELVFLISRSEEPIDLPNETEAASFAMPLNQEFISPLDPGSPPAEQMENVFPLPPEAVNPKQEEESDLTTEPTNDPSAGQTDTSDGSSSQNTKKTKRKKLPPRVRRGTRMAAIQNIQPVRSNKSRSQAKKNKSSTLLERMCDVSEENAPKEEPEIRRSKRRKATRSTSSSANPQKSSGRIRNHHSLPRTTAHKRQKKSQRKRKKHKVGRTSFFSPPEPEIKLKCLNYKEEKKERDENFVPYVRVHLKNFPSCTVVNYPESKRGKISAGFVSGVMPANPGLHFGRAGTACSRNDLLVCCLCGGSSNATDLGDLHGPYFPEGYKLASKVASNPDEDNSDSDPCARGIWTDSFHRPAESRSCSPTAKRSIMDGGIDWFSPPVVPLDASEHWLHEDCAVWSAGVFLVRGKVYGLEKAVRLAKVSVCSTCQNRGATLGCVFKGCPNKYHYMCAVQSGCVLNEDNFSMKCRKHKNKSIKGSSCGQINR, from the exons ATGGAAGAGCCTCACAGCAGCTCCGATGATTTACAGCCTCAGGATTTGTCTTCCGCTTGCGGCCTTCCCAACATCTTCGATCTGACGCGGAGCAGAGAGGAGTGTGTGCTGAAAGCGAGTCCCATCGATGCCTTGCGTGTTGTGCCGACACCGGGATGGCTCGTAAATCCCGGGACTAGCAATGGGACGATTCTTCCGGAGAGCGACTCTGACCCACTTCCAACAGTCCAAATCCCTGCGGATGAAGCCTTTTCCAACACGGCCGTCATGCTTTCGTACCTGAGCCGGTCGCACGTTTTCTCGGAGCATTCCCCGGTTTACGGTGTTGCTTCGCCGTTCCTTCGTGCCTATGATCCCGGAAAGCTGCCGGAAGACCTGGCACTCCCAGTGGACCAGCAAATTTCAATCCCGGTCGGATTAACATCCTGCGAGCCTTTCAGCTTAATGTCGCCGGCTCAGGTCGTCGAAAACATGGCGGCGTTATGCTACCTTCAGCAACCTTCGGATATGGAAAACCTAGCTTTAGAAACGCTCAAGTCTTTGCAAGCCAATCCCAGTGAGTGCAGGTTTCCCATTGGCATGGACGAGCTTCACAATGGGAATGCCGTGTGGAACATCGAACCCTTCGAGGGAAGATTTCCCGAGGATAATGGCACTGATTCTGAGGGATTGAGTCCGAACGCCAATCCAGAGCTCGTTTTTCTCATCTCTAGATCCGAGGAGCCGATTGATTTACCCAACGAGACAGAAGCAGCGAGCTTCGCCATGCCTTTAAACCAAGAGTTCATTAGCCCGTTAGATCCCGGGTCGCCTCCGGCAGAGCAAATGGAGAATGTTTTCCCTTTGCCGCCTGAAGCGGTTAATCCAAAGCAAGAAGAGGAGTCCGATCTCACGACGGAACCAACCAACGATCCATCCGCAGGACAAACGGACACAAGTGATGGTTCGTCTTCCCAAAATACCAAGAAGACCAAAAGGAAAAAACTCCCTCCGAGAGTCCGAAGAGGCACAAGAATGGCAGCCATTCAAAACATCCAACCCGTCAGGAGCAACAAATCAAGATCTCAGGCCAAGAAAAACAAATCCTCCACTTTGCTGGAAAGGATGTGTGATGTGTCCGAGGAAAACGCGCCGAAAGAGGAACCGGAAATCAGGCGTTCAAAGAGACGCAAAGCCACACGATCTACCTCATCTTCTGCAAATCCGCAAAAGTCCTCCGGAAGGATACGAAACCATCATTCTTTACCTCGCACAACCGCGCACAAACGACAGAAGAAATCGCAACGCAAGCGGAAAAAACACAAAGTCGGCCGCACGTCGTTTTTCTCACCGCCGGAACCTGAGATTAAACTCAAATGCCTGAATTATAAAGAGGAGAAGAAGGAGCGGGACGAGAACTTTGTGCCGTATGTGCGCGTGCATCTCAAGAACTTCCCGTCTTGTACAGTTGTCAACTATCCGGAGAGCAAGCGTGGGAAGATTTCGGCTGGATTTGTGTCCGGCGTGATGCCAGCGAATCCTGGATTGCATTTTGGTCGCGCCGGCACGGCGTGCTCGCGGAACGACCTCCTGGTTTGTTGTCTCTGCGGCGGGTCGTCGAACGCGACAGACCTCGGAGACTTGCATGGTCCGTATTTCCCTGAAGGTTACAAATTGGCTTCCAAAGTTGCTTCCAATCCGGATGAGGATAACAGCGACTCCGACCCGTGCGCTCGAGGCATTTGGACAGACTCTTTCCACAGGCCGGCGGAGTCGAGATCCTGCAGTCCGACCGCGAAGAGATCCATAATGGACGGCGGCATTGATTGGTTTAGCCCTCCTGTGGTTCCTCTGGATGCTAGCGAGCATTGGCTCCACGAGGACTGCGCCGTTTGGTCCGCCGGCGTCTTTCTGGTGCGGGGGAAAGTGTACGGGCTGGAAAAAGCCGTCAGGTTGGCGAAAGTGTCG GTTTGTTCGACTTGCCAAAATAGGGGAGCGACGCTGGGCTGTGTTTTCAAAGGCTGCCCGAACAAATACCACTACATGTGTGCGGTGCAGTCAG